In Colias croceus chromosome 8, ilColCroc2.1, a genomic segment contains:
- the LOC123694032 gene encoding uncharacterized protein LOC123694032 isoform X1, with protein sequence MPPFRFWSLLLLLFIFEKGTCQATDIDVKLVAPSWVARGSSATLRCLHQVPPQLLYKVEFLRSGAKILQYVRERVPPYTNYTFQGGKVNMSLVTENSITIENLDPTASGLYWCEVSLETPIFTAASPPHQLTVVYSQKHPPIITFGKPDVVVGGLLRANCTSAPAAPAPKLIWYIDNEKVPEDAIKYFSYRVSSSTRTKGGGYRHRKHQHRYIAPEFNYTAKYWALVSESTTPSPANLTKHSKCTLKDGHEEVAKVKWMISEKPRELAPPPISLWVSIAELRTPAHGRLQLTCTATIPDEVGPGEKFADIKKQTVTVAVNELSLKKPRTETSVANGTSTTLQHFNPLWLIGYGFLIHELRIPLN encoded by the exons ATGCCGCCTTTCCGCTTTTGGTCTCTACTACTTCtactgtttatttttgaaaagg GAACCTGTCAAGCAACAGATATCGACGTGAAGCTGGTTGCGCCAAGCTGGGTTGCGCGGGGCAGCTCAGCCACACTGCGCTGTCTTCATCAAGTTCCACCCCAACTGCTGTATAAAGTGGAGTTCCTGAGATCTGGTGCGAAGATCCTGCAGTATGTACGGGAGAGAGTACCGCCGTATACGAATTATACGTTCCAAGGTGGAAAGGTTAAT ATGTCGCTTGTAACGGAAAACTCGATAACTATAGAGAATTTAGACCCGACCGCATCGGGGCTGTACTGGTGTGAAGTGTCCTTAGAGACTCCGATATTCACAGCAGCCTCCCCGCCCCATCAGCTGACCGTTGTGT ATTCCCAAAAGCACCCACCCATTATAACGTTCGGTAAGCCCGACGTGGTTGTCGGAGGCTTGCTCCGAGCCAATTGCACTAGTGCTCCTGCCGCCCCCGCGCCGAAACTCATCTGGTATATTGATAATGAAAAG GTACCCGAAGACGCGATAAAGTACTTCTCGTACCGCGTCTCCAGTTCCACTCGCACCAAGGGTGGTGGCTACAGGCACAGAAAGCATCAGCACCGCTACATAGCACCAGAGTTCAACTACACGGCCAAATACTGGGCACTCGTCAGTGAGTCCACTACGCCTTCCCCGGCCAATCTTACGAAGCATAGCAAGTGCACTTTGAAAGATGGACACGAGGAAGTTGCAAAGGTAAAATGGatg ATAAGCGAGAAGCCCCGCGAGCTAGCTCCGCCCCCCATATCCCTATGGGTCTCTATAGCGGAACTGCGAACACCAGCCCATGGACGCTTGCAGCTCACCTGCACCGCCACCATCCCTGATGAAGTGGGCCCGGGGGAGAAGTTCGCAGATATCAAGAAACAAACTGTAACAG TTGCGGTGAACGAGCTCAGTTTGAAAAAGCCCAGAACAGAGACGAGTGTTGCGAACGGCACGTCTACGACGCTACAACATTTCAACCCACTTTGGCTTATCGGCTACGGTTTTCTGATCCATGAGCTTAGAATACCCCTTAACTAG
- the LOC123694032 gene encoding uncharacterized protein LOC123694032 isoform X2, protein MPPFRFWSLLLLLFIFEKGTCQATDIDVKLVAPSWVARGSSATLRCLHQVPPQLLYKVEFLRSGAKILQYVRERVPPYTNYTFQGGKVNMSLVTENSITIENLDPTASGLYWCEVSLETPIFTAASPPHQLTVVYSQKHPPIITFGKPDVVVGGLLRANCTSAPAAPAPKLIWYIDNEKVPEDAIKYFSYRVSSSTRTKGGGYRHRKHQHRYIAPEFNYTAKYWALVSESTTPSPANLTKHSKCTLKDGHEEVAKISEKPRELAPPPISLWVSIAELRTPAHGRLQLTCTATIPDEVGPGEKFADIKKQTVTVAVNELSLKKPRTETSVANGTSTTLQHFNPLWLIGYGFLIHELRIPLN, encoded by the exons ATGCCGCCTTTCCGCTTTTGGTCTCTACTACTTCtactgtttatttttgaaaagg GAACCTGTCAAGCAACAGATATCGACGTGAAGCTGGTTGCGCCAAGCTGGGTTGCGCGGGGCAGCTCAGCCACACTGCGCTGTCTTCATCAAGTTCCACCCCAACTGCTGTATAAAGTGGAGTTCCTGAGATCTGGTGCGAAGATCCTGCAGTATGTACGGGAGAGAGTACCGCCGTATACGAATTATACGTTCCAAGGTGGAAAGGTTAAT ATGTCGCTTGTAACGGAAAACTCGATAACTATAGAGAATTTAGACCCGACCGCATCGGGGCTGTACTGGTGTGAAGTGTCCTTAGAGACTCCGATATTCACAGCAGCCTCCCCGCCCCATCAGCTGACCGTTGTGT ATTCCCAAAAGCACCCACCCATTATAACGTTCGGTAAGCCCGACGTGGTTGTCGGAGGCTTGCTCCGAGCCAATTGCACTAGTGCTCCTGCCGCCCCCGCGCCGAAACTCATCTGGTATATTGATAATGAAAAG GTACCCGAAGACGCGATAAAGTACTTCTCGTACCGCGTCTCCAGTTCCACTCGCACCAAGGGTGGTGGCTACAGGCACAGAAAGCATCAGCACCGCTACATAGCACCAGAGTTCAACTACACGGCCAAATACTGGGCACTCGTCAGTGAGTCCACTACGCCTTCCCCGGCCAATCTTACGAAGCATAGCAAGTGCACTTTGAAAGATGGACACGAGGAAGTTGCAAAG ATAAGCGAGAAGCCCCGCGAGCTAGCTCCGCCCCCCATATCCCTATGGGTCTCTATAGCGGAACTGCGAACACCAGCCCATGGACGCTTGCAGCTCACCTGCACCGCCACCATCCCTGATGAAGTGGGCCCGGGGGAGAAGTTCGCAGATATCAAGAAACAAACTGTAACAG TTGCGGTGAACGAGCTCAGTTTGAAAAAGCCCAGAACAGAGACGAGTGTTGCGAACGGCACGTCTACGACGCTACAACATTTCAACCCACTTTGGCTTATCGGCTACGGTTTTCTGATCCATGAGCTTAGAATACCCCTTAACTAG